One segment of Methanolinea mesophila DNA contains the following:
- a CDS encoding AMP-binding protein codes for MADYEETYQNFSIEVPEFYNFGFDVIDALGKKDRNKLAMIWVNQKGEEKNFTFRQLMNLSNQAANMLLKYGINKGDRVIILLTRVPEWWIFAIACIKLGAVFCPCPTMLTGKDLKYRVNAAKIKMVITDLENSPKVDEIANDCPSLSCRFVIDAELPGWISYPVELDYPAPVSRYLVSLPGMEKTKSTDPMVIYFTSGTTGEPKMVLHNQALPLGHLTTGKFWLDLRDNDLHFTLADTGWAKSSWGKFFGPWVQGACILVYDTRGRFKATELLPVLERYEVTTFCAPPTVYRMLILADLEKFDLTELRHCVSAGEPLNPEVIRVWKEGTGLTIYEGYGQTELVLVIGTFPCMQAKPGSMGRPSPGWHIELHDEDGKLTPPGDVGRIAIRVKPKPVGLFDGYLNDPAANEAVFSGDFYYTGDKATVDEDGYYWFVGRDDDVIKSSGYRIGPFEVESALMEHPSVKEAAVVGSPDVIRGMIVKAFIVLKEGWEPTEQLVRDIQKFVKKTTAPYKYPRAIEFVDDLPKTISGKIKRNVLRDREMKEFEKNSK; via the coding sequence ATGGCGGACTACGAGGAGACCTACCAGAATTTCTCCATTGAGGTCCCGGAATTCTATAATTTCGGTTTCGACGTGATAGATGCGCTCGGAAAAAAAGACCGGAACAAGCTGGCAATGATCTGGGTGAACCAGAAAGGGGAGGAGAAGAACTTCACCTTCCGGCAGCTGATGAACCTCTCCAACCAGGCGGCGAACATGCTGCTCAAGTACGGGATCAACAAGGGCGACCGGGTGATCATCCTGCTCACCCGGGTCCCTGAGTGGTGGATCTTCGCCATCGCCTGCATAAAGCTCGGAGCGGTATTCTGCCCCTGCCCCACCATGCTCACCGGGAAGGACTTAAAATACCGGGTCAATGCGGCGAAGATCAAGATGGTCATCACCGATCTCGAGAATTCCCCCAAAGTCGACGAGATCGCGAACGACTGCCCTTCGCTCTCGTGCCGCTTCGTGATCGATGCCGAGCTTCCGGGATGGATCAGTTACCCTGTGGAACTGGACTATCCCGCACCGGTATCGCGGTACCTCGTCAGCCTTCCGGGAATGGAGAAGACGAAGTCGACGGATCCCATGGTGATCTACTTCACCTCGGGGACCACCGGCGAACCGAAGATGGTGCTCCATAACCAGGCCCTCCCCCTGGGGCACCTCACCACCGGGAAGTTCTGGCTGGATCTCCGAGATAACGACCTCCACTTTACCCTTGCAGACACCGGGTGGGCGAAATCGTCCTGGGGTAAATTCTTCGGCCCGTGGGTCCAGGGCGCATGTATCCTCGTGTACGACACCAGGGGCCGGTTCAAGGCCACGGAATTATTACCGGTCCTCGAACGGTACGAGGTGACCACGTTCTGTGCCCCGCCCACGGTCTACCGGATGCTCATCCTGGCAGACCTTGAAAAGTTCGACCTCACGGAACTGCGCCATTGCGTGAGCGCCGGGGAACCCCTCAATCCGGAGGTGATCAGGGTGTGGAAGGAAGGGACCGGCCTCACCATATACGAAGGATACGGCCAGACCGAGCTGGTGCTCGTCATCGGGACCTTCCCCTGTATGCAGGCGAAGCCCGGCTCCATGGGCCGGCCGTCCCCCGGGTGGCACATCGAGCTCCACGATGAAGACGGAAAACTCACTCCACCGGGCGATGTAGGGAGGATCGCGATAAGGGTGAAACCGAAACCCGTCGGGCTTTTTGACGGCTACCTGAACGATCCCGCTGCAAATGAGGCAGTTTTCTCCGGCGACTTCTATTACACCGGTGACAAGGCCACTGTCGATGAAGACGGGTATTACTGGTTTGTGGGCCGGGACGACGACGTGATCAAGAGTTCCGGATACAGGATCGGACCGTTCGAGGTTGAGAGCGCACTCATGGAACACCCTTCCGTGAAAGAGGCGGCGGTGGTCGGCTCCCCGGACGTCATCCGGGGAATGATCGTGAAGGCATTCATCGTGCTCAAGGAAGGATGGGAACCCACCGAACAGCTGGTCAGGGATATCCAGAAGTTCGTGAAGAAGACTACCGCCCCCTACAAGTACCCCCGGGCGATCGAGTTCGTGGACGACCTGCCAAAGACGATCTCCGGTAAAATCAAGCGTAACGTCCTCAGGGACCGGGAAATGAAAGAATTCGAAAAGAATTCGAAGTAA
- a CDS encoding AMP-binding protein, which yields MPKKDRSADTYEELVRNFSIEVPKEYNFGFDVIDRWAEKDRNKLAMIWLNQDGKEKKYSFRDLKNLSNQAANILIKYGIQKGDRVMLMLPRVPEWWIFVIALIKLGAVLCPCPTMLTPKDIKYRLNVGKFKMIITNLENAPKVEEVIEECSTLTCRFLVDGDRPGWVDFQSELLYPAPVSFRSVSLPFGKKTLATDPMLIYFTSGTTGEPKMVLHNQSYPLGHIVTARLWQGVTDRDVHFTSSDTGWAKCAWGKIFGQWIEGACIFVYDVRGKFKATELLPLLEKYEISTFCVPPTIYRMLILADLEKFDLRELRRCTSAGEPLNPEVVRVWMEGTGQTISEGYGQTETVCCIGTFKGMETKPGSMGKPAPGWHVELHDEDGTPVEQDEEGRIAIGLDPRPVGLFVEYANSPEANASSFVNGFYYTGDKAFKDKDGYFWFVGRDDDIIKSSGYRIGPFEVESALLEHPAVQESAVVGSPDLIRGVIVKAFIVLKPGYSPSETLIKEIQNHVRKTTAPYKYPRAIEFMDELPKTLSGKIKRNELRQKEMARFSNNS from the coding sequence ATGCCGAAGAAGGACCGCAGCGCGGATACTTACGAAGAATTAGTCCGCAATTTTTCGATCGAGGTCCCGAAGGAGTACAATTTCGGGTTCGACGTGATCGACCGCTGGGCGGAGAAAGACCGGAACAAGCTGGCCATGATCTGGCTCAACCAGGACGGAAAAGAGAAGAAATACTCCTTCCGTGACCTGAAGAATCTCTCCAACCAGGCGGCGAACATCCTGATCAAGTACGGGATCCAGAAGGGTGACCGGGTAATGCTAATGCTCCCCCGGGTCCCCGAATGGTGGATATTCGTCATCGCCCTGATCAAGCTCGGTGCCGTGCTCTGCCCCTGCCCGACGATGCTTACCCCGAAGGATATCAAGTACCGGCTGAACGTGGGGAAGTTCAAGATGATCATCACCAACCTGGAGAACGCTCCGAAGGTGGAGGAGGTCATCGAGGAGTGCTCAACCCTGACCTGCAGGTTCCTGGTCGACGGGGACCGCCCCGGGTGGGTGGACTTCCAGAGCGAGCTGCTCTACCCTGCTCCGGTGTCTTTCAGGTCGGTCAGCCTGCCGTTCGGGAAGAAGACGCTTGCCACCGACCCCATGCTCATCTATTTCACCTCGGGGACCACCGGCGAGCCGAAGATGGTGCTGCATAACCAGAGTTACCCCCTCGGGCATATCGTCACCGCCCGGCTCTGGCAGGGTGTCACAGACAGGGACGTCCATTTCACCTCTTCCGACACCGGGTGGGCGAAGTGCGCCTGGGGAAAAATATTCGGCCAGTGGATAGAGGGAGCCTGTATATTCGTCTACGATGTCCGGGGTAAGTTCAAGGCGACCGAACTTCTCCCGCTTCTTGAAAAGTACGAGATCTCCACCTTCTGCGTCCCTCCGACCATCTACCGGATGCTCATCCTCGCGGACCTGGAGAAGTTCGACCTCCGGGAGCTCCGCCGCTGCACCAGCGCCGGCGAGCCGCTCAACCCCGAGGTGGTGCGGGTGTGGATGGAGGGCACGGGACAGACCATCTCCGAGGGATACGGGCAGACGGAGACGGTCTGCTGCATCGGCACGTTCAAGGGGATGGAAACCAAGCCGGGGTCGATGGGCAAACCTGCGCCCGGATGGCACGTGGAACTCCATGACGAGGACGGAACACCGGTGGAACAGGACGAGGAGGGGCGAATCGCCATCGGTCTCGACCCGCGCCCGGTCGGCCTCTTCGTGGAATATGCCAACAGCCCCGAGGCGAATGCGTCGTCGTTCGTCAACGGATTCTACTATACCGGGGACAAGGCATTCAAAGACAAGGACGGGTACTTCTGGTTCGTGGGCCGGGACGACGATATCATCAAGAGTTCCGGGTACAGGATCGGACCGTTCGAGGTGGAGAGCGCCCTCCTGGAGCACCCTGCAGTCCAGGAGTCGGCTGTGGTAGGGTCGCCGGATCTAATCCGCGGGGTGATCGTCAAGGCATTCATCGTCCTGAAGCCGGGATACAGCCCCTCAGAGACCCTGATTAAGGAGATCCAGAACCACGTCAGGAAGACTACCGCCCCCTATAAGTACCCCCGGGCGATCGAGTTCATGGACGAGCTGCCAAAGACCCTCTCCGGCAAGATAAAAAGGAATGAACTCCGCCAGAAGGAAATGGCGCGGTTCTCGAATAACAGCTGA
- a CDS encoding DEAD/DEAH box helicase has translation MEIAKTLDPRVQACIRKRGFSSLSDVQQQAIPMVREGRNLILIAPTGTGKTESAMLPVFDAMLAQPAGGFRTLYITPLRALNRDMLQRLEWWCKELGITVGVRHGDTPAAERRKQALSPPDLLITTPETLQAIFMGKVLRKHLQNVRCVVIDEIHELAGGKRGSQLAVALERIVPYAGEFQRIGLSATVGNPDEMGRFMCGKRPFSVVEVPVAKNLDVSVDFAGDSFEKQADWVAKAIDRYGSTLIFVNTRVTAEALGHHLFSRGDVEVHHGSLSRDVRIDAEERFKSGKVRALICTSSMELGIDIGHIEHVIQFGSPREVARLVQRVGRAGHQLNAVSRGTILATGFDDLLESLVITRRAKSGEVEEVHPPKNPADVLANQVAALVVEYGEISRTRIREIVSGCASFEDPGPLLDSVCEQMQGHRLIRLDGDRVITTARARRYLWGNLSMIHDERKVPVFDMVSRRTVGTLDESFVVSWVQTGAVFITKGQLWRVLDFEEGRIIVEPAHKARGELPSWEGEQIPVPFPVAREVGALRRTRDFSPYAARKGPRDFALRFLNDMDLNRSPVGTDDRIVLENSADGVVCHVCAGHKANEALGRVISILLSARYGTTVGLEIDAYRILLRLPSDIKGGLVKETLLTLKAGHIRGILEVALKRTALYKWKLVQVAKKFGAIDPDADYERLSIHRLTDLFEGSVVQQEAYRELFSVYMDVGAADRVLEELESGKTGLVISFLSILGAEGLFSSRDQIPPPTQDQAVIGTLKRRLDQQEVVLACMNCRSWKSRTTVSRVQDTPVCPVCGARLIAALKPWEEEQYTIANKKRKTEEERNAEIRLIRNANIVLSSGKKAIIALSARGVGPENASRIISTLANGDAFYREILKAERNYIKTHRFWQS, from the coding sequence ATGGAGATCGCGAAGACCCTTGATCCCAGGGTACAGGCGTGTATCCGCAAACGGGGATTTTCAAGCCTCTCTGATGTGCAGCAGCAGGCAATCCCCATGGTCCGGGAAGGAAGGAACCTCATCCTGATCGCACCCACGGGGACGGGGAAGACAGAGAGTGCGATGCTCCCGGTCTTCGATGCCATGCTCGCCCAGCCGGCCGGAGGGTTTCGTACGCTCTACATCACACCCCTCAGGGCGTTGAACCGGGACATGCTCCAGCGGCTGGAATGGTGGTGCAAAGAGCTGGGCATCACGGTTGGCGTGCGCCACGGAGATACGCCGGCTGCCGAGCGAAGAAAGCAGGCCCTTTCCCCTCCCGACCTCCTGATCACCACTCCTGAGACGCTCCAGGCGATCTTCATGGGGAAGGTCCTCCGGAAACACCTGCAAAATGTAAGGTGCGTGGTGATCGACGAGATCCACGAGCTCGCCGGGGGAAAGAGGGGATCGCAGCTGGCGGTAGCGCTCGAGCGGATCGTCCCGTATGCAGGGGAGTTCCAGCGTATAGGGCTCTCCGCGACCGTGGGGAACCCGGACGAGATGGGGCGGTTCATGTGCGGGAAACGACCGTTCTCCGTGGTTGAGGTCCCCGTGGCAAAAAATCTCGATGTTTCGGTCGATTTTGCGGGAGATTCCTTCGAGAAGCAGGCGGATTGGGTTGCAAAAGCGATCGACAGGTATGGCTCGACCCTGATCTTCGTCAATACCCGGGTGACCGCGGAAGCGCTCGGCCACCACCTTTTCTCCAGGGGCGACGTGGAAGTCCACCACGGGTCGCTTTCACGGGACGTACGCATAGATGCGGAAGAGCGTTTCAAGTCCGGAAAGGTCCGGGCCCTTATCTGTACGTCGTCGATGGAACTGGGGATAGATATCGGGCACATCGAACACGTGATCCAGTTCGGCTCGCCGCGCGAGGTCGCGAGGCTCGTACAGAGGGTGGGGAGGGCCGGTCACCAGCTGAACGCCGTCTCCCGGGGGACCATCCTCGCCACCGGGTTCGACGACCTGCTGGAGTCCCTGGTCATCACCCGGAGGGCGAAGTCGGGGGAGGTCGAGGAGGTCCACCCCCCGAAGAACCCTGCGGACGTACTCGCAAACCAGGTGGCGGCCCTGGTAGTCGAATACGGCGAGATCTCCAGGACACGGATCCGGGAGATCGTGAGCGGATGTGCGAGTTTCGAAGACCCCGGACCGCTCCTGGACAGTGTCTGCGAGCAGATGCAGGGCCACCGCCTGATCCGGCTCGACGGCGACCGGGTGATCACCACCGCGCGGGCGCGGAGATATCTCTGGGGAAACCTCTCCATGATCCACGACGAACGAAAGGTCCCGGTCTTCGACATGGTGTCGCGGCGCACCGTGGGGACGCTCGACGAGTCGTTCGTGGTGAGCTGGGTGCAGACCGGGGCGGTCTTCATCACCAAGGGGCAGTTATGGCGGGTACTCGACTTCGAGGAAGGAAGGATCATCGTCGAACCGGCGCACAAAGCCCGGGGAGAACTTCCGTCCTGGGAGGGAGAGCAGATCCCGGTGCCGTTCCCGGTTGCTCGTGAGGTGGGTGCACTCCGGAGGACCCGGGACTTCTCCCCGTATGCGGCCAGGAAGGGGCCCCGGGATTTCGCGCTGCGGTTCCTGAACGACATGGACCTGAACCGGTCGCCGGTCGGGACGGATGACCGGATCGTACTGGAAAACTCTGCGGATGGGGTGGTATGCCATGTCTGCGCAGGACACAAGGCAAACGAAGCGTTAGGGAGAGTGATATCGATCCTCCTCTCCGCACGCTACGGTACCACGGTGGGGCTGGAGATCGACGCCTACCGGATCCTTCTTCGCCTGCCCTCGGACATAAAGGGAGGGCTGGTCAAAGAGACGCTGCTCACGCTGAAGGCCGGGCATATCCGGGGGATACTGGAGGTCGCGCTCAAGAGGACCGCGCTTTACAAGTGGAAACTGGTGCAGGTGGCGAAGAAGTTCGGTGCCATCGACCCCGACGCCGATTATGAGCGGCTGAGCATTCACCGTCTCACGGACCTCTTCGAGGGGAGCGTGGTGCAGCAGGAAGCGTACCGCGAACTCTTCTCGGTCTACATGGACGTCGGGGCGGCGGACAGGGTCCTCGAAGAACTGGAGTCCGGAAAAACCGGGCTCGTCATCTCGTTCCTGAGCATCCTCGGCGCCGAAGGGCTCTTCTCGTCCCGGGACCAGATCCCTCCCCCCACCCAGGACCAGGCGGTCATCGGGACCCTGAAGCGGAGGCTCGACCAGCAGGAGGTAGTCCTCGCCTGCATGAACTGCCGGAGCTGGAAATCCCGGACCACCGTTTCCCGGGTCCAGGATACCCCCGTCTGCCCGGTGTGCGGTGCAAGGCTCATCGCTGCCCTCAAACCGTGGGAAGAAGAACAGTACACCATCGCCAATAAGAAGAGGAAGACGGAAGAGGAGAGGAACGCCGAGATTAGGCTGATCAGGAATGCCAATATCGTCCTCTCCAGCGGGAAAAAAGCAATAATCGCGCTCTCGGCCCGCGGGGTGGGGCCTGAAAATGCGTCCCGGATAATCTCCACACTCGCGAACGGGGATGCATTCTACCGGGAGATCCTCAAGGCCGAGAGAAATTACATCAAGACCCACCGTTTCTGGCAGAGTTGA
- a CDS encoding metallophosphoesterase, with translation MNIEFLSQGPALLVEGKERILVVADLHLGIESEMARHGIHFSTRSRERAKRVIGCIGEAEPDYMILLGDVKHSVPYISRQEYRELPRVLEEFRKYVAFGVVPGNHDPGIERFLEEGELLARDGVVIDGTGYLHGHTYPSPNLSGRLIIAGHHHPTASLMDEVGCALRAPAYLLSLVDESCLNFPKREEPSTPTRVLLMPAFNELSGYDIRKIVKDPFSPLSRCLDKEQSEIFLADGTYVGSAGSLEDHGDREDP, from the coding sequence ATGAATATCGAATTCCTTTCACAGGGTCCGGCACTCCTGGTCGAGGGAAAAGAGCGGATCCTCGTCGTGGCGGATCTCCATCTGGGGATCGAGAGCGAGATGGCGCGACACGGGATCCATTTCTCCACCCGGAGCCGGGAACGGGCGAAACGGGTTATCGGGTGCATCGGGGAAGCCGAACCCGATTACATGATCCTGCTCGGGGACGTGAAACACAGCGTCCCGTACATCTCCCGGCAGGAGTACCGGGAGCTCCCCCGGGTGCTGGAAGAGTTCCGGAAATACGTCGCCTTCGGGGTGGTCCCGGGAAACCACGATCCCGGAATAGAGCGTTTTCTCGAGGAAGGGGAGCTCCTGGCGAGGGACGGGGTGGTCATCGATGGAACGGGCTACCTGCACGGGCATACCTATCCTTCCCCGAACCTGTCGGGAAGACTGATCATCGCCGGGCACCACCATCCGACCGCATCGCTGATGGACGAGGTGGGATGTGCGCTCAGGGCTCCGGCATACCTGCTCTCGCTGGTCGACGAATCCTGCCTGAATTTTCCGAAGCGGGAGGAACCCTCGACGCCAACGCGGGTCCTGCTCATGCCGGCGTTCAACGAGCTCTCGGGCTATGATATCCGGAAGATCGTGAAAGACCCGTTCAGCCCTCTCTCCCGGTGCCTGGACAAAGAACAATCCGAGATATTTCTCGCCGACGGGACCTACGTGGGCTCGGCCGGGTCGCTGGAGGACCATGGAGATCGCGAAGACCCTTGA